TTAACACATAtataacatacaaatatatttacatttacatatataaacatgttaatatacatatataaaatgttGCTACTAGGACATGCATGACTTTTCCAAACAACTACAGTTGTAACCTATGATACATTTTTCTTAGTCTATGTAGGGTGTCTTCTTACAAACAAAAGTCCAATCCAAGCAATGTGAGACTTGCTCAAATAATGATAGTGATTGTTTGCGTGGGAATTCCATATGGGTAATCTTATGAGATTTTTTTCTCAAAGACACAGATAGCTTACTTTGAAgaagttctaaaaaaaaaaattaaagcttcATTGGCAAATAAAAGTCCAGGAATGTTTGCCAAtgatttgttgttttttcctttcaTCATGAAAATGCATTGGCTCATCCTttcagggtagcaagggctgATGTGCAAGTTTCATGGGGAaacaacacccctcccccaccctacagtCCTGACCTTGTGCCTTTAGATTTCTTTTATTCACAactcaaaactcaaaccaaacccgaCCCCCTGCCATGGAAGcacctctgactcacagtgggtttctgagatcatcatgatttacaggaacagacagcctcttctttttgACCAGAGTGGCCAGAGaaacagctcaatgtgtaactgaTTCTGCCACTTGGGTTCCCTacaattcaaagaacatttaaaagagaCTCAGTTTGAGTCACTGAAAAATGCCAAAGTCCAGAACGCACAATTCTTTCAccccattaccatcaagtcaattcccacttaCAGAGACTCTAAGCCCAGGAAAGAaccccctctgtgggtttcgcaggctgtaattctttacagggttAGAAAGCCTCACGTTTTCTGCTAGCCACTCAGAGGGACAACTAGGAGGCTTTCTAATTCCTAGTTTGTAACTAGGAAACCACCAGGGACCGTTCTACCCTATCATACAAGGTCTCCATGAGTACCATCTGCTTGATGGGTGTTGACAGTGAGATCTGTAAATTCACAAGAGTAGACccgttctttttttccccccagaggagctgctggtgtatTTGAAAACCTGACCTTGCCACTAGCACCTGATAGTGCCACCGCAGCGTCTTTACACAAGCAAAGACGCATTGTAAGGAGAACTCAGCATTAGCTTCAAAGCCCTGCTACTCAAAAGTGTGGGTCCAGGAGCTTGTGAGACATGTACTCCCGGGACCCAGTCACAGTTCCTGAGTTAAATTCTGCTTTTTAACAACATCTAGGTGATTCTTATCTGTTTTAAAGTTTGAAAAACATTATATTATCCTTACATAAATTGATTCATATAATTTCATTTTGCAAGTAAATTATCGTGATCCAATCAGAGGTATTaacattcaatttttaaaatatgattcaagacatatgagcaattgtactttttgagagaggaaaagaaagCACGTAGAGTTTCCTACGTGGTTGCAATTGTTAGATATTTCCACATTAATTCATTCTTTTCATCCTTCTTCCAGCTCTGTGACTCTGTGTGTGAAAACAAGACCTGGAGAAATATCTATTCTAAACAACAGACATTGAATGCTAAACTCCTGGCTGTCCTGGGAGTAAAATAAGCGCCCCTAATAAGTTAGCAAACACTAAAGAAAGAGCTTAAGAGATCTTTGAAAAAATGTACACTCGGAGAAGTGAAGTTGGAAAAAACTTGTACTGCTAAAAGTTCATTCCTATTGATTTCCCTGTAACACGCTTTTATCAACGTGGCTCTCCAAAACTGGCAAGTTTGTTTAGCAATGTAATAGGGGGAACCAGGGAGCCCTGGAGCCTGGGACAAAGCAGGAATCTGCAGAACTTTGTGGAGCGATGCTGGCCCTCAGCCAGGACTCAGGAGGCCTCCCCCGGGTTTCACAGGCAGAAAGTGATAGGTCGGGAGCCACATTGGAGACCCGAGCCCCGCGTCAGGCCCCGCGGGCGGGTGGGTTTTCCCCGGGCCACTCCCCTAAACTTCCTCTTCCCCACCGGCCACCTCCTCCGGGTTCCCGCTGCACGCCTGCGGCGGGGGAGGGGCGCCCAGCGCTGGGGGCGCGGGCCAGGAGaaagtcttggaaacattttttcaaagcaAACAGTGCCCTTGGCAGCGAGCGCGCGGGAAGTTCAGCGCACGAGTTCCGGTTGCCTGCCCAGCCTACCGCAACGTGGGTGAGCCCCTAGCCCCCCGCCAGGCCCGCGCCCCGGACGCCCGCCAGCCTCCCGCCCGCGCCCCCTCGGAGGGGCGACCGGAATTGCGGGGTCTCCGTAACTTTGCTTCGCTGCAGCGGCGCGCGCGGGACTGGAGCCCTGCCTTTGGGGGCCCCGAGCGCCGATCCGGAGCGATCCTTGCGGGCCCCGCGTGGCTgacccccatcccccccccccccggaggaGCTCTTTCCCCCGGCAGCTTGAACTTGAAAGCAGCCGCCCAGGCCCGGTGGCATTCACCACTCGCGACAGCCAGCGACCTGGGCGCCCGTGGGGAAAGCCCTgattgggggagggaggtggccCCTGGAAGACGGCGCCAAAGTTGGCGAGTCAGGAACTTCTGGCTGATCGGTTCATTGAGCTGTCTGAGTTCCCTGGACAACTTCCAGGGAGGGCTGGCTCGGTCGCGGTCGCGCATTTTCTGAGCCACACCGAGCTGTGCCTGCGCCCCGTCGCTCCGCCTGGAAGCTGGGACCTGGAGCCCACTCCCCCTGGGCCTGTCCCGGGCTGAGCTCGGGCCTGGCTATTCCCGCCAGAGTCTCGCTCCAAGAATTCGTGGGACACGTTTGAGCTCAGTGCCAGCCAGGGAGATGAATGTGGCAGCCAAGTACCGCATGGCCTCTCTGTACGTGGGTGACCTCCACGCCGATGTCACCGAGGACCTGCTGTTTAGGAAGTTCAGCACCGTGGGGCCTGTGCTGTCCATCCGCATTTGCAGGGACCTGCTCACCCGCCGCTCCCTGGGCTATGCCTACGTGAACTTCCTGCAGCTGGCGGATgctcagaaggccctggacaccATGAACTTTGATGAGATCAAGGGCAAGTCCATCCGTCTCATGTGGTCCCAACGTGATGCCTACTTAAGGAAGTCTGGAATCGGGAACATATTCATCAAGAATCTGGACAAATCCATTGATAACAAAGCCCTTTATGAACTGTTTTCCCCTTTCGGGAAGATTCTGTCGTCCAAGGTGATGATGGATGATCAAGGCTCCAAAGGTTATGCCTTTGTACACTTTCAGAACCAGATTGCTGCAGACAGGGCCATTGAGGAGATGAACGGGGCATTGCTCAAGAGCTGCCGATTGTCCGTTAGCAGGTTCAAGACCCGCCAAGATCGAGAAGCCGAGctcagaaacaaaaccaatgaattCACCAATGTTTACATTAAAAACTTTGGGGTTTGCATGGACGAAAAGCGACTGAAGGACATTTTCAGCCAATACGGTACAACTCTGAGTGTTAAGGTGATGACCGATTCCAGTGGAAAATCCAAAGGTTTTGGCTTTGTGAGTTTTGACAGCCACGAGGCTGCCAAAAAGGCTGTGGAAGAAATGAATGGAAAGGAACTAAACGGGCAGCTGATCTTTGTAAGCCGAGCGCAAAAGAAAATAGAGCGGCAAGCGGAgctaaagaaaatgtttcaacagaTAAGGGAAGAGAGAACTCAGTGGAGCCAGGGAGTGAAGCTCTATATTAAGAACCTTGACGACACCATTGATGATGAAAAACTACGGAGAGAATTTTCCTCCTTTGGATCAGTTTGCAGAGTTAAGGTGATGCGGGAAGACGGGAGAAGTAAAGGGTTTGGGTTGATCTGCTTTTCCTCCCTCGAGGAGGCTACCAACGCAATGGCTGAGATGAATGGCCGCTTCTTGGGCACCAAGCCTCTCAACATTGCCCTGGCACagaggcaagaagaaaggaagccatGCTTCACCAGCCAATATTTGCTGTAGGTGGGCAAATAATGTCATTCCTGCCTCAAGTGCCCTTAGTAAATTTCTGACGCTGTTGGGTGGGCCCTTAATTAGTAAACTGTGATAaaaggggtatgtgtgtgtgtgtgtgtgtgcgcgcgcgcgcgcatgtgtgttttaaaataaaggaaTCTTAGAAGCTTAGTTCTAATTATACTATTATCGTTTCTCTTTTATCCTTTTTATGATGTATTCATAGCAATAAGTATAATTCTCACAACCATGGCGTCCATACCAACGTATCCttataaatataattaaatatactTTTATAACCTCGTGAACTAATTGAAGTGAACTAATTTGAGTGTATtacttattttctttcttattctaatAACATCGCCAACATTAACATTTTCTGTGGATAGATTATCAAAATAATTCTTCTGTCTCAGGATCCCAAGCAAATTTATTATTACAAAACTatattttccaattttcttttaagtttttaTTGAGAGAAAACAAAAGTTTAAAACCCAAATGTACAATTTGAGTTAAATATTTAATTACATTCTTAATATGTATAATATGAGAAAAGATTGATTTTCACTAATGGCTGGAGCTCAGATGAGGGTTTTTTTCAATACTGCCTACAGGTCTGCTGCAGAGGATTTTTTCCCCACTGGCTTCCTATAATTCAGGTATTTGGTAGTTATCTAGATTTTGACTTGATTGTTCCGTCCATTAAATTTTAAACTTATTTCAATTCAGGTGATCAAAGGATGGCTTAAACTTACATATCTTCGTCTATAGATGCCTTAAGTTTATACCAGATGCCAATGTTATGAAAATCATGTTTAGAACATATTATGCCTAGCTAACAGCTTTATTTTTATGTCAATTTTATATTGCTCTACTGATAATTTCTCAGGGGttggagaagaagaaaaatttccttatttttatgaactcatgattattttattagaAACATGAGAATCTAGGTAAACTTTTAAAGTTCACATTTAACCTTGATTGAAGCTCATTCAGTGTATTTTCTGATAAATgaaaatgatgccttatactgttTCCTAAATATTACACATATTAATTCAGTTTATTTTCCAGACCTCTCCATCCTTCTTATCTTTCAGAAACATTACTCAGGTCATTTATATACTTGCTTTaaggattttttaaatatttatctaTGATATATGCCATTTCAAATACATTTGGAAATAGAATAATaagtaatttatttcatttaaataattgctttaaaattctgactcattgatGCCAAAGTATCTAGgaaatgtattttattatttgtttttttctcgttgttttggggttttttgcttcTACTTCATGcattaaaccaaaaaccaaatcaagcccactgccaacaatttaactctgactcacagcaattgtatataggaaaaaaaattacaattATTATCTATGGCAATATATTTTATGAAACAATGAGAAAATCTATTTCCATTTTTAAGTGTATGTTCACAGTTTCAAAATCAGATGATCTTTAGTGCAGTGAGAAAATGTGTAAGCAGTATGTTTGAGTCTCTTATGGAGGCTTGTTGTTAGGGACCATGGAGgaatttccaactcatagagaccttctaTGCAACAGAATgcaccactgcctggtcctgcagcatcctccaaATTATGCTGATATTTGAACCATTATTGCAGGCAGTGCGTCAGtctgtcttgttgagggtcttgctcttgtccccactcttccacttgaccaagcatgagatccttttccagtgattggtctctcctgataatatgtccaaagtactttagactaagtctcaccatcctagcttCTCAGGAacattatggctgtacttcttccatgatgcatttgtttgttcttttggtagcctGAGTActttcatcaacaccataattcttaTGCAGGCAGATCGTAAAATATGTTTCATTTCCTcctggtttttggtgtttttattttctgtatacatatatacacagataATTTAACAAAAATATAATCTTATTGTAAATCTTTAACATTTTCTTAATATGCCAGTACATTATGGTCAACTATGTTCacaaaaatttataattttaatgACTTATGTTTCCTGCAATAATGTTACCACAATATAACTAATTTTGAATTGATAAGCATACAAATATTAATTTATTCCTCCTTTAACATTTTTTTATGTTGAACAATTTGGGCTGAACGTATTTGTAAGTTCGTGTGTGCTGATGTATCCAATCACTTACTAAAGAAAATATTAGAGGTGAAATTAATAGTTAaaggaaaatttttttaatgttgattaGTATTACACAAATACTGTCTAGAAAATCTGTACCACTCCAATTTCCATTGTCTATATAAAGTAATGCCATTTTCATATACTCCAAAGAGCGTGAAGTTTTGTCTTTCGCTTTAAGTTGGTCATTTTAATTTGTTCTGTAAGTTACCATTACTTCATGATTGTTTTATTTCAAttgtttttttatccttacaGATATTAAACTTAATTTCTTATGCCTAGTGGTTATTTAAATGTTCACATTTTTAGTTAAGTTTTCATAATCTTAGTCTAgtgttattttaaacataaatgaaTATGAGATATTTCTTTAGGTATGAAAGTAAAAGTTTAGATCTGTTTTTCCTTCCCAATATTCTCTTTGTTTATATTTGGAAAATTACCtcaatgtttaaaatttttatactCAGAATTTTAACTCTTATAGATAAGATTTTGATATCCTGAATCCAAATACATCTAAACCATTTATATGTACAATTCAACTGTATTTTCTTCTGTATTAAGAATATCAAAATTTCAATATGTTATACACATTTGTATATAGACTGTCTAGAGCCAAtagcacatttttaaaatgccatGCTTTACATTCTTCAGTAACATAGAGTATTGGTGAATACTGAGCTATCCTAAGAATTTATGTCTAACTCATATGGCAACTATTAATTTATTGGCTCTCTGATTCACTATGTTCACAAATACTTATCTCAACATCAGAGTTTTAAAAGGGCCCCTGGAAACAGAATTGGCGAGTGGTTGTAGGTGTAGCATGGATTGGCAGTGCCTTCTGAATATCGCAATCTACCCAAATGTTCAAATATTATGATACATAGATTACAAAGACAATAAGGAATTAGTTTTCTTGAATATGCAGGATTCAACATGCTATCAAATGCCTGAATTCCTTGGTGGTGCATATGGTTGTGTTTCCTGTCTATATAAATTGTGACTGATAGTTTAATGAAGCACAGTAATCACTATTATTTGCAGAAGtagcttattttaatatttatgtaGTGAATCATCTTATTGGTCTGTGTGGATATCATTGATTAACTCATTTGAATTTTGCTTATTCAACATCTTTGTGTGTATGCATTATATGAAGCCATTCTAAGTGGCAATTGAATGACCCAGAGAACCAATTGAGGGTCGATTTTTTAAGAGTTTGAAATGTTACATGCCTGAGTGTCttgtaaaagaaataaaattttcacATTTCTCATATGCATTCCAGTAAAAACTACATAGAGCTACATTGATTCATGATGTGCACTTAGCCCAACCCACACACATTGAAAAATCTCTTGTACCTTGCTTACCTGTAAAGCCAGTTAAATAAATATGTGCCTGTTAAAATTTTATatcttaatttttaaatggtgacttgtattttgaaaaaataaaatctttcaTAAGTTTATCTATCCATATACTTAAACAAGCCATTGAGAAAAGATCAAATAAAGTCTGATCTGGAGAAGATGTATCtggaaattatttttatgttattttttaaacaatgtaATCCTTCTTAAAAGTCGATGTATTCTAAGAAATAAATGTTGAACAACTTGTATTTTTACATTAAGAGACTCATAATTCATGTTTTAAAAGCAAACGCCCATATTTAATATGGTGCCTGGTTTTAAGTGACTCACATTTCC
The Tenrec ecaudatus isolate mTenEca1 chromosome 3, mTenEca1.hap1, whole genome shotgun sequence DNA segment above includes these coding regions:
- the PABPC4L gene encoding polyadenylate-binding protein 4-like: MNVAAKYRMASLYVGDLHADVTEDLLFRKFSTVGPVLSIRICRDLLTRRSLGYAYVNFLQLADAQKALDTMNFDEIKGKSIRLMWSQRDAYLRKSGIGNIFIKNLDKSIDNKALYELFSPFGKILSSKVMMDDQGSKGYAFVHFQNQIAADRAIEEMNGALLKSCRLSVSRFKTRQDREAELRNKTNEFTNVYIKNFGVCMDEKRLKDIFSQYGTTLSVKVMTDSSGKSKGFGFVSFDSHEAAKKAVEEMNGKELNGQLIFVSRAQKKIERQAELKKMFQQIREERTQWSQGVKLYIKNLDDTIDDEKLRREFSSFGSVCRVKVMREDGRSKGFGLICFSSLEEATNAMAEMNGRFLGTKPLNIALAQRQEERKPCFTSQYLL